The Thermodesulfobacteriota bacterium nucleotide sequence AGATTAATCTTTGTTGCTAATGAGATTACGAAAACTCTTAAAGAGAATAATCCTAAAATAAAAGTTGCACTTAACATGGGTTATGAGATTTTCTACAAACCAAAGAACGCTCTATCATGGTATGCACATAGTGAAGAGCTTGCTAAGAGTTTTGATTATGTAGCCATAATGGCATATCAAAACCAGATGATGAAAGAGCTAGGGATTGATTTAAATGAAGCAGGCGATCTTATAGCAGCCAACACTGATAACGCAACCAATGTCATGGGTAGTCCTGATAAAGTGCTCATGAAACTTCAAACCATGAACTGGGATAACAGGGAAAAACTTCCAAACAGAGAGATCAGGTACATTTACCAAAAGATCGAGTCTTCTTCAAAAGATGTAGGGATTGCTTTTGTTCCGTGGGAGAACAGGAGTTATAAGTTTATTAGACCCTAAAAGAGTTTTTTGCTGTCTAGATTAAGGGTTACAGGGCCCCAGTTTAATAGATAAACATCCATCATTGCTCTAAACTTTCCTGTCTCAACTTTAACCCCTCTATCTTTTATTTTCTGAACAAATAGCTCATACAGTTCTTCCGCCAGCTCCGGTGGAGCGGCGCTGTCGTACGAGGGCCTTCGGCCTTTTCTGCAGTCGCCATAAATTGTAAACTGTGATACCACGAGTATCTCTCCCCCAGTATCCAATACAGAGTCGTTCATCTTGCCTTCTTCGTTTTCAAATATGCGAAGATTTACAACCTTGTCCACCATATAATCGACATCGTACTGTTCGTCGTCTTTCCCAACGCCCAATAGTATGAGTAGACCCTCTCCTATTTGGCCTATCTCTTCGCCGTCAACTTCAACCCTGGCTGTTTTAACTCTTTGTAGA carries:
- a CDS encoding poly-beta-1,6-N-acetyl-D-glucosamine N-deacetylase PgaB, whose amino-acid sequence is RLIFVANEITKTLKENNPKIKVALNMGYEIFYKPKNALSWYAHSEELAKSFDYVAIMAYQNQMMKELGIDLNEAGDLIAANTDNATNVMGSPDKVLMKLQTMNWDNREKLPNREIRYIYQKIESSSKDVGIAFVPWENRSYKFIRP
- the dtd gene encoding D-aminoacyl-tRNA deacylase, which produces MRIVLQRVKTARVEVDGEEIGQIGEGLLILLGVGKDDEQYDVDYMVDKVVNLRIFENEEGKMNDSVLDTGGEILVVSQFTIYGDCRKGRRPSYDSAAPPELAEELYELFVQKIKDRGVKVETGKFRAMMDVYLLNWGPVTLNLDSKKLF